The nucleotide sequence TCTGCCGTTCAAGGGTGCCAGAAATAACGCTGAAGCCAGCATCCCTCTATTCAGTCTTCCAAAAGACCACGGAGGAGGCTGGCGCCCTGGTGTGTACAGAGGATGAGGCCTGAGCTGAGCAGGAACCACTGCAAGTAAAGAGTGAGGGGACCAAGTTGACTCCCAACAGATACGGCCACCGGATGGATGCTGGGAACGGGCCAAGCTGGTACCATGAAAGGAATTTGGGCTAGGAGAAGAGTTCGGGGGATGAAAGCCAAAGGTTTGCCTTCCTAGTGCGGCTAGGGAAGTATAACTCTGTAGACCGAACAGAAAAGTTTAAACAAAGTCATTTGGGGATGCGCCGCCCCCGCACTTAGCGGGCCTAGCACCGCCAAGACCAGCGAGTTCTCGGTCCTCCGGCTTACAGGCCACTCGCCATTCTGCGTATGTGTATGTTCCAAGCCGGTCAGGAGTAGGCCAATGGGTGTGGGGTTCCTCCAGGCTCATCCAATGAGCTATCAGACGCTTTTGTGTCAACCAATGGGGCTTCGAATGAGCTGTCGAGTGAAACAGGTCCCGCCTTCCGTGCCTCAGGGAGCTTGAAGGAGAAGGCCGGGTTGCGAGAGTGTAGCGTTCCAAGGCGTTACTTCAGCACCAGTATATTTTTGTGAGATTATCTGGAAGTCAGGAGGAATTTTGGTCccttaaagagaaaaagagggactGGGGACCCAGTTTCCTGGGTCCTGGGTAAAGATAAGGCTGGGGTGGGAGCGGGACTCCTTGAGCTAGCAGGGCGAAGGCTGGAGTCTTGGCCTCGTTGATCTGAGAGGGGGAGAGGGCTGGGTACCCCGAATCACGCGTCCTGCCAGAAAAGGTGGCTGAACCCAAACTCCTGGATCCTTAGTTAGGACCAGGCTGAGACCTCAGAATCCGGGTTCGGATGAAGATGGGGGCCGAGAGACCTGAGCCTCCAGGGCATAGGTTTTAATCTGGACTCCAGAGTCTGAGGGAGAAGGGACCTGTAGGCCGGATTATGGCTCCAGAGGTTACAGAGTACGGATTGTTGAGCTCATTGGTCTGGGTGGCCGAGTCTGAGAAGTACAgctatggaaactgaggcttgttAACTAGTTAAGTTGCCCAAACTCACAAGCTAGATCGGGACAGACTGACTTTAGCAGTCATCGTTTTATATATACCAGTAAGCTCTGCCCTTAAGTCGGTACTTGCTTAGATTTTATCTTATTCCATGTGGCTGAAGAGCTTCCTGTCCATGTCCATCAAACCACAGATCCTGATCAGTTCTTCCAAACGTCTCTAAAAGAAGCCATGGGAGCCTGTCACTTTCAGGGTCTGCTGCTCCTCTTTCTTGTAGGAGCCCCGACCTTGATCAGTATGTATTggagatgtgggggtgggggagtggttgGGTCAAGGAGGATGGATTTCTGGTGAAAAAAGAGGGATTTGGGGCCCCGGCAGAGAAGGACAAGTGCTCATCTTTATCTCCTTTTCTCCCCAGTGGCACAGAAATTGTTTTGTCAAAAGGGTACATTCATGGGTATCCAGGAGGATGCAACAAACATGTTCAACTGGACCTCAGAGAAAGTTGAAGCTTGTGACAATGGGACATTGTGCCAGGAAACCATCCTGCTGATCAAAACTGGTAAAATGAGAAAGGGGCAATTgggctggtgggggcaggggacggGGGGAGATGATTATGTTCATGTTAAGACTGTTCCACCTTCCCCAGGCCAAACAGTAGCGTCCCCACccactttctttccttcctgtctcACAGCAGGGACCAAGACAGCGATTTTGGCCACTAAGAGCTGCAGCTTGGATGGGACACCGGCAATAACGTTTATCCAGCACACTGCAGCCCCCAGTCTAGCTGCAATCTCCTACAGTAACTACTGCGAGGATCCCTTTTGCAATAACAGAGAGGGATTATATGATATATGGAATATACAAGAGACTGAAGAAGGTACCCTGCGAGGGAAGAGATGGGTGCTAAGGGAAACTCTATACACTCCGGAAAAGAAAACGGGAGGCTTCCTTCTTTGTGTTCTTACTTGGTTTAGGTTCAAGTGGGCCATACACAAAAGGACCTCAGACCTTTTgcttgtctctctttttctaaatTGTCACCTTGGAGTACTGTAAACAGTGTACTCCGAGCAGAGGACATCAGTGAAGGCTGCAGTGTAAAGTGGATTTGGGGTTTATTAAGCAATAAGATGTCAGTGGAGGTTTCTGAGCAGGCTGGTGGCGGTCTAACTGCTCCAGCTTCCCCATTGCCATGTGGCCACAGCTTAGTTCCTGCATTTGTCCTCAAAGTCTACAGTAACCTGGCCACACCTACCTTTTCagctcattttcttctcttccctctctcaTTTATTGTGTTTTAGCTAGGGCAGGATTCAAAATACTTAACAATGGAGATGGTGCTGACCAATCAGAATGGATGCTGGCTATAAAAAACAGTCCAGCCCTGCCTGTCTGTGCCTGCCAGCTGAATATCAACACCTGGTGATTTCTCACAATTTCCAAATCCACCAAGCCAGCTCACACTTCCAGGTCTCAGGCCACTGTCCTTGCTGTTGGCTTTTTTACCCTCATGCAACCCCCATTTCACACAACTAACCTCTGTTCTTCCTCCATCTCAACTGAGGTGTCCATTCTGGGAAAAAATTCAACCAA is from Bos indicus isolate NIAB-ARS_2022 breed Sahiwal x Tharparkar chromosome 18, NIAB-ARS_B.indTharparkar_mat_pri_1.0, whole genome shotgun sequence and encodes:
- the TEX101 gene encoding testis-expressed protein 101, with amino-acid sequence MGACHFQGLLLLFLVGAPTLIMAQKLFCQKGTFMGIQEDATNMFNWTSEKVEACDNGTLCQETILLIKTAGTKTAILATKSCSLDGTPAITFIQHTAAPSLAAISYSNYCEDPFCNNREGLYDIWNIQETEEETKGTTSLHCPTCLALGSCLNAPSVACPNNTDRCYQGKLQVSEGNVNSLLEIKGCTSIIGCRLMSGVFKIGPLWVKETCPSMSISTRKIDNGATWLHTSVWKLKLLLMLLLLILGGSASGP